The genomic stretch TCATCCCGAACAGCCAGTAAATACCATAGGCAATACCGCCAAGAACTCCTATTTTGAAAATGGTTTTCATTTGCGGATTTGGTTTTTGATGTAATCAATAAGAAGTTTTACCCCAAAGCCTACAAGGGCTGATATTGCTGCATAAAAAGCAACTTCAAACACACCTTGCAGGGAGATATTTGCAAATACATTATAATTTGATAAGGCTTTACCAACTCCTCCGAAGATACCGGAGAACGTTGTTATGACTGAATTTTGATCGTTGTGTGACATTTCTTTGTTGTTTTTCCCGATGTCGGGCGTTTATGTCTACAAAGTTCTGGCAGGGCGAAAGTGCGCTTTGATGATTCTTGAAAATTCGTGAATGAAAATGATGAAAAATGAATGTAAATGAAAATGCTTGAAAATGGATGAAAGAAATTGATAATTCTTGAATGAAAATGAACAAGATTGAGCAGAATAATTCTTTGTTATGAAATTTATTGTATATTTATATGTTATTATTTCAGATTACCAAACAGTTGCAATCTTGTTGGCACTCAAAGAAAAAGTATTAACTTTGAAAGTTTAATACGGAAATATGTCTAAAAGAATTAAATATATAATTTCAGAACTTGAAGACCAATATTTAATGGACGATGACTTTCAACGTCCTTGGATTATTGGTTTTAGTGGAGGGAAAGACTCTACTGCTCTTTTGCAATTAGTCTGGCTTGCTCTTAAAGAAATACCTCATGAATTAAGGAATCGAAAAATTTATGTGGTTTGTAATGATACATTGGTTGAAAATCCAATTGTTACAGATTATGTATTTGAGATTTTAAAAAAAATCGAACAAGCTGCTGTTGAACAAGGTTTACCAATCGAAGTACAAAAAACTATACCTCGTTTAGAAGATACTTTTTGGGTAAATATTCTTGGCAGAGGTTATCCTGTTCCAAATAATGCTTTTCGCTGGTGTACTGACAAAATGAAAATTAAACCCACTTCAAGATTTATCACAGATCAAGTAGCTGAAAACGGAGAAGCAATTATATTAATTGGAACAAGAAGTGCCGAAAGTGCAACAAGAGCAAAATCAATTAAAAAACATGAAATAAAAGGAAAGAGACTAACAAAACACCCTCACCAACACAACACATATGTGTATTCCCCAATAAAAGAGTTAATGCTTGAGGAAGTTTGGTATATCATAAATGCAATATCTTCGCCTTGGGGTGCTGATAATTCAAAACTTTTTCAAATATATGTTGATGCAAGTGCCGATGATTATGAATGTCCAACAATGGTTACAGATAAAAGCCATTCGTCCTGCGGACAAAGCAGATTTGGTTGTTGGACTTGCACTGTCGTAAAAGAGGATAAGTCAATGACAGCAATGGTTAGTAAAGGTTATCAATGGTTAAAGCCATTATTGGATTTAAGAGCAAGTATGGTTGAAGAAAGAAACATATCTAAAAATAGGATGCCAACAAGAAGAAACGGTCAATCTGCTATTTCAGAAGAAGGACATTATCAAGGAAATTATACACCTAAATACCGAGCAAAATTATTAGAACAAGTTTTAATTGCCCAAAGAGAAGTACAAATTGAAAAAACACATTTAGAACTTATAACAAATCAGGAATTAGTTGCAATTCAAGTTATATGGCATCGTGATTTATGTTTTGAATATAGAGTTTCAGATATATATAACAAAGTTTACAATAAAGAACTTGATATGAAGAAAAATGACGAAAAAATTCAAAAGGAGATTGCTTTACTTAAAGGAGTTTGTAGTGACCAAGCTTCTGATTTTGATTTAATACAAGAGCTTTTAATAATGCAAAAAAATAAAGCACTACTGAATCGAAAAAGAGGTTTAAAAGATGATATGGAAAGAGTAATTGAAAAGTACCTTAAAAAAGAGACAAAAAATGTACATAAAAGAAATTGAACTGAATAATTTCAGGATTTATAAAGGGAAAAACAAAATATCGCTTCTCCCTTCTGAAGATAAAAACATTATAGTAATCAGCGGAAAAAATGGTTTTGGTAAAACAACCTTTTTAATGTCATTAGTTTGGTGTCTCTATGGAAAGCAAATGGAAAAAGTTGATGAATTATATGAAAAAGAAATTAAAGATAAAGGAAATTATACAAAATACATTTCAAATAGCTTAAATAGAAAAGCATACGAGGAAGGACTTTCGGAATTTTCAGTTTCGGTTACATTTTCTGGTGTTAAAATACCAGATGTTACATGCAATGAAGTTACTATTAAACGTAGTTATAACATAGTATCAAATACTTCTGATAGGGTGGAAGTATTAATAGACGGTTATCAAAATCAACTGATTGAAGATTTAACAAAGGAAAATCAAAAAGGGGAAGAGATTTTTATTAGAGACTTTATATTACCAATTGAGATAGCAAAGTTTTTCTTTTTTGATGCTGAAAAGATTGTTTCACTTGCTGAAATTAACTCAAATAATCAAAGAAGGCAGTTAAGTAAAGCATATTCAGAGGTTTTGGGTATTCAAAAATATGAGGATTTAAAAGCTAATCTTGAAGAAAAACAAGATGAATATAGGCGACATTCTGCAAAACCCGAAGAAAAAGAAGAATTAAATCAATTGCATACAAACATTGAAAACACAAAAATTGAAATTGAAAAACTTGTTGGTGATATTGATGACTTAAAACACGAAAGAAATCAAAAAGAAAAGGAAACGGAAGATCTACAAAGACGCCTTATTAAAGAGGGTGATAAAATGACACTCGAAGAATTGAACTTATTAAAAGATGAACAATCTAAGTTAGAACAAAAGAAAATAGATGTTCAGGAAAGTTTAAAAGACTACTTTGATATTATTCCGTTTGCTCTTGCAGGTGAAACTTTAATGAATATAACAGAGCAATTGATAAATGAAAGAAATTTAACAGAACAAAAATATAAACAAGATGATGTAAATGCAAAAATCACGCAAATACGTCAAGACATTGAAAAAAGAAGAATTAATTTAGATTTTGTTTTAGATGTTAAAACAAGAGATTTTTATGAAGAGCAAATTAAACTTCTTGTTAAAAAGTATTTCTTTTCTGACGTCCCTGATGTTCCTGATAACTTTAACGCTTTACATGATTTTTCAAATTCTGAAACAAATGAATTGAATCAGTTGGTTAATTCTATTAAACATAGTTTTAAAGAAACTTTTTCAAGATTAAATACCGAATACTCATATTTAAAAAATCAATTAGATTCAATAAGTCGAAAAATTAGAGATGCAGAAAAAAGTGCAGAAGATGAATATATTTCCGAATTGAGAAGAAAAAAAGAAAGCTTAGACAAACGTATTCTATCTATTAGCAATGAACTTGAAACTATTAATCAAAAAATAGGAGAATTTAATAATCAAATAAAGATTTTCAAACAAAGACAAGAAATTTTAAGAAAAAAGATTGATGATTCAAGTGAATATTCTGAAAAAGAACAAAAGACAAAACAATTAATAACAAAATTACAAAACTTTATTTCTCTTTTTAAAGAAGAGAAAAAGAAATCTTTAGAAAGTAAAATGCTCAAAGGTTTACATACTTTAATGCATAAAAAAGATTTTATTAAAAGAATTGAAGTTGATATTAGTATTACTGGCGAAGATATTGATATAACATTGTACAATAAGAGCAATAAAATATTAGACAAAGGTTCTTTGTCTATGGGAGAAAGACAAATGTATGCTTCAGCTTTATTGAATGCTTTGGTTGATGAGTCAGATATCGAATTTCCAGTATTTATTGATAGTCCAATGCAGAAATTTGATGAACAACATGCTGAAAATATTATTAAGTATTTTTATCCAAATGTTTCAAAACAAGTTGTAATTTTTCCGTTAATAAACAAGGAATTGACTGAAAAGGAATATCATCAATTGTTGCCAAAAGTTTGTAGAACTTATCTTATTAATAATATATCTAATGAAAAATCAGTATTTATTGAAACAGAACCAGATAATTTTTTAACTATCTACAACGAAACTTACAATGCAAATTAATATAAGAACTTCAGAAAAGAACCAAGAAGTAGTTAGAAAATTAACTTCTAAATTACCTAATGGAACTAAAGAAAATGTTATTGCAAGGATAGCTTTAGGTTATTCTTTGCAAACAGGAAAAAAATTTACAGCAAACGATAATATTATATATGATTCAAAAGGTAAGGAATATAAAGATCATATTTTATTCGATGCTAAATACCGTGATTTTTTTATTGCAATGATTTGTCAACATTATGGAATATATAAAACTAATGACAATATTCCTAAATATGTTAAACTTCATATTGATCATGGACTTGAATTAATGGATGGAATCTTTCAAGATAATTTTAATTATACTTTTTTTGACTTCTTAGCAGAGCATATAGAGAAAGGGGCTTTGTCATTAACTGACTTGGTCGTTTCACTTGATGCAGTTAAAAACAATCAACAACATATTGAAAAATCTTATTATTCAAATCCTATTAAAATTGAAGTTGGTAAGAAAATCGACAATGGAGACCCTATACATGTAAGTTTAAACAATACGAGTAAATATAATAATTGTCATATTGCCGTAGCTGGAAATTCCGGAACCGGTAAAACACAATTTGCATTAGAGTTTCTCTCGCAAATTAATGAACAGTCAAATGGTCATGTTAATTTTATTTACCTCGATTTTAAAGGACTGAAACAAGAAGACATTAAAGAGTTAGAGCATTTTTTTAATTCCACAAAAACTGAATTTATAGATGTTCCACAAACTCCATTTCCAGTAAATCCATTGACATTTATTGATAATGTAAATGAGGTAAATAAAAACATGGGAATAGATAAATTTGTTGACATTGTTTGTAAATACTCAAATCTTGGAATTAAACAGAAAGGAAAACTGAGAGAAGCTGCACTTGAAGCCTTCATTGAACAAAAAGGAGGCACATATCCATCAATAAAAAAGATAAATGACCATTTACAAGAAATTGTAGGTGATAAAAAAGATACTCTTACCGAAATAATGGATGAATTAAGCAGATATAAGATATTTATTGACGATCCAAAAAATCAATCAAATTTTTTCGCAAAAAATCTATATCTTTCTTTATCGGGAGATTTATCAAATTCTGTTCGTTTTACCTCACTGTTTTTAATTATAAATTATATATACAACACTTTTATGAACATGGATAACAGTCCTGTTGAGAAAAGTATAAAAGCAATGAGGTATGTAATTTTAATTGACGAAGCACATGTGATTTTTAAAGAAAAAAAATATCAAAGTATTTTAGAAAAGATGCTTCGAGAGATAAGGTCGAAAGGAGTTGCTGTTGTTCTTTTATCGCAAGGAATTGAAGAATATAATCAACCCGATTTCGATTTTTCAACCATGTGTGAAATTGCATTTTTACTTGATATTAAAGATAAAAACTTAAAAGTAATGGAAAAATTTTTAGGTCTGTCGGGTAATAATAGCAAACAAATTGCAAGAAGTATGGAAAAGATTGCAACAGGTCAAGCAATTTCAAATAATAAGGAATTTGACGTTGCTAAATTATTTAAAGTTAATCAGTTTTGGGAAAGGAAATAATATGAATGAAAATATAATTCAAGGAAACCCCACTAAATCATTCTTTATTGGAATGATTACAAGGGATATTTCAATTAGAGATGCAATTATTGATTTGCTTGATAATTCAATTGATGGTGCAAATAATATTGACCCTGACAATTACGATGGTTTAGTTGTTGAAATTAACATAAATAAGGACGGATTTATAGTTAAAGATAACTGTGGTGGATTCTCTTTAGAAACTGCACAAAAATATGCGTTTAGATTTGGCAGACCTGACGATGCTCCAAAAACAGGTGGTTCAATAGGTCGTTTTGGTGTTGGAATGAAAAGAGCATTGTTTAAAATTGGTCAGAATTTTATTGTTGAATCAAAAACAGATTCAGACCATTTTAATGTCAGTGTTGATGTTAAAGAATGGAAAGAAAAAACGATAACAATCAAGGACAAAGATGGTAACACCTCTGAATTTGATGATTGGAATTTTAATTATAGCTTAATTAATGGGACAGCTTCAAATTTAAATAAAAACGGTACTTATATTCACGTATCTAATTTAAATACTGAGGTTGGTAGCTTTTTCAGTGATAATGGTTTTTTAAATGATTTACAAGAAGATATAGAGCGGTTATTAAATTTTAGTTTAGAAAAAGGGTTAACAATAATATTGAATGGTGTTAAGTTGCAAAAAAAAGGGATTGAAATATTTAATGATAAATCTAAACCATATTTTTTTGAAACAACTTTTAATAATGTTAAGATTAAAATTTTTGCAGGGTTAAGCTATGTTGGAGACCCCAATTCTTCAGGATGGTATATATATTGTAATGATCGTTTAGTTGTAGTTGCTGAGAAATCTGAAATTACTGGTTGGGGAACATTAAATATTCCTCGCTGGCATGTTGATTATGTCATGTTTAAGGGGGTTGTGTTTCTTGATTCAGAAGAAACAATGGACTTGCCACTAACTACAACTAAAAAAGGAATTGATGCCACCTCAGAAGTTTTCAAAAAAACTTTGTTTTACATGAGAGAAGGAATGACATCAGTTTTAAGCTTTTTAAAAGAAATCAGAAAATTAGATGATGCAAACGAATATAGAAAATTACTAGGGGAGCAGGAAGATAAAGTAACTGTACACAGTTTAAAAAAGGTCGTTTTTGAAAAAATAAGAACTTTTATTTTCCCAGTTATTGATTACGATGTAATAGCTGCAAAAAAAGAACAAGTTAGAATATCTTTTTCTGTACCTTATATTCTTGCAAACAATATAAAAAACAAAATTGGAGTTAAGAATTTCAAGGAAGTTGGTGAATATATTTTTAATTATTATGTAAAAATGGAAGAGTTTTCTGATGAATAGTCCAAAGAAATTAAATTATGAGATACGTCCGTTTAAATTTACTGAACGGAAAATGCTTTTATCGTGTTTTCAAAAAATTTGTAATTACTATAGAGGCGATTATCAGTATATTGGCTTTGGCGGTTTAGCGTTTACCGATTTTAAGTTATTCCATAAAGAGCTTCATATTAACGAATTAATAAGCATTGAAGGAGGAGAATTCTCAATAGAGAAATTACAATTTAATTCTCCCTTTTCATTTATCAAAATAAAAAAGTCCTTTTCAACAATCGCATTAAATGATATTCCCTTAAATAAAAAAACAATTGTTTGGTTAGATTATGATGGTACTTTAGATAACTATTTTTTTGATGACTTAACATTGCTATTTGGCAAGTTAATGGCTGGCAGTATTTATATAATAACTTGCAATAGAGAACTTAAATTTAGCGAGACAGGGTCTGAATATACGAAAGAACAATTTAAGGAAATATTTGGAAATAAGACCCCTTATGATATTAGTAATATTGACTTTTCTTCTGAAAACAATTATAAGACAATAAGAACCCTTTTGTTAGATCAAATATCTAAAATAATAATTGAAAGAAATAAAAATGAAAATCCTTTACGGTTTAACCAACTTTTTAATATTCTCTATGAGGAAAATAAAGGAGCTAAAATGTTTTCTTTTGGTGGTGTGCTAATGAGTGAAAATGAAAATATAACTGATTTAGATTTGAAGGATTTCGATTTTATTTCTCTAAATGACGAACCATATAGATTGAAAATACCAAATTTAACAAGAAAGGAAATCGATTTAGTAAATAATTATTTATTTTCTAATGAACAGAAATTATTATCAAAAAAGATTGTAAGTGAAACTGATATTGAAAAGTATAAAAAAACATATAAATATTTGCCAAATTATTATGATATAAGACTTTAATTATTCTTTTACGGTTTATCCAAAAACTCATAGATCATTTCAACTTGCCATGCAAGAAGTGGTCTTCTTTTTACTAATTTCAGTTTTTTTTCAATCGGTTTAATCCATTTGCGGAAAGTATTATGACAAATGCCGTATTCTTCTTCTAACTGCGTTTGTGTTTTTACTACTTTTGACATAAATATTTTCTTTTTATTCAAAAATACGGTGATTTGTTATTATTATTTCACTTGCCGTTTCTTATGCCTGAAATTTCAAATATTTTCACTTTACCTCAAAGATTAAAATAAAAAAAGCCCTGATTTCACAGGGCTTTTAATTTAATTTTGACATATGGGCGGAAAATGTAAACTCACCTTTTCGGTAGTAAATTTATCTTGTATTTTTTCCATATCAATACCAACTTTTTTATCTGAGAGTTTAGCATAATGTTGTGTCATTTTAATAGTGCTATGACCAAGCATTTTTGAAACGCTTTCAATAGGAACATCATTATTTAAAGTAACAGTTGTGGCAAATGTGTGTCGTGCAGTATGTGTTGAGATATGCTTGGTAATTCCACATATGTCTGCTATTTCTTTCAAATAAGCATTCAATTTTTGATTTGTATAAACCGGAAGCAAAACATCGTTGACAATGCAATACGGATTGTTTTTGTATTTTTCTACAATTTGCAATGCAATAGGTAAAAGTGGAATATGACTTATCATGTCTGTTTTCATTCTTCGGGTATGAATCCACAAACGTCCATTTTCATCTTTTACAACATTTTCTTGTTTCAGATTTTTAATATCAGAATATGCAAGACCAGTGAAGCAACCAAATAAAAATACATCTTTTACGAATTCTAAGCGTTCTATGCCGATTTTTTTATTCAGAAGACGTGCAAGTTCATCTTCGGTTAAAAACTCCTTATCGACCTTCTTTAAGCGTAATTTAAAATTTACAAATGGGTCATGTTTAAGCCATCCATTCCGAAAAGCGTTAAGAACAATTTTCTTAAAGTTTTTGATGTACTTCATTGTCGTATTATGAGCACAATTACGGACAGTTTTAAGGTAAAGTTCAAAACCCTTAATAAAGTCAGGATTCATCTTATTAATAAGCATATCATTTACCTTGTACTTTTCTTTAATGTAACTGCTTAAATGAAGTAAACAGGTTTCGTAACGTTGTACGGTTGCAGGTGCAAAATCCTTGTTCTTTAATGATAATAGTTTAATTGTTTTATTATGATCCTGAAATAATTCAACAATTTTCTTTTCATCATTAATAATTCCGAGATAAGAATTTTTTATAGTCCGAGCCGTAATCTCCCTATCCTTTTCCCTTAGCATTTTAACATGTTCGTTTAAACAGCCAACTACATGCTGCAAATGAGCATTTAACTCTTTTGCATCTTTTGATGTTCCGGCTGCACCATTTTTAGCAACACTCCATTTTTCGGGATAAATGTTACGAAGTGTAGCAAGTTCTTCATGCGTGTCATCTACTTTAATTTTTAAGTAAATTGGCACTTCCCCTGATTTAAGGGGTTTTGTCCGCTTAACGTAGAACGAAAAAGCGATTTTGTTTCTGGTTTCCATAAATCCTCCTTTTTTATAAGTTAAAATTACGTTAACCAGTTCGTTTTTAAAAATGAAAATATGTGAAAATCAGCGAATAAGCACCGGATTAGCTGGACTAAGGAAAAATGAAAAAGTCCAGCCAGACAACCAGTCGGATTAGGTTATTTCTTTCAAAAACTCCGCAGGGATTAAAAAGAAAAAAGCCCATGTCCGTTGGACTTTCGGGCTTTTTCAAGGACTTGCTCTTTGTGCTTGCGGAGAGAGAGGGATTCGAACCCCCGGTCCGATCGCTCGAACAACGGTTTTCAAGACCGCCGCATTCGACCACTCTGCCATCTCTCCAATGAGAATGCAAAAGTAATATTATGCTTTAAATATTCATATATAATTTCGTAAAAATATTAATTTTCATGAATAATTTTGATGATATTTACATATTATTCTACTATAGAGCAACTTATAGTAATGTTTTTTATACATTATATAACCTTTAAATGAAAATTACATACTTAAACCCATATATTACGGGTATCTTAAAATAAATATTTGCTACAACCCTTACAAACATTACATAAATGCATTTGGTTATTAACAAATTCCTGCATTTATCAACAATTTTACTTTTTTTTGACGAATATATTTGCATAACAGTCATACTGTTTTACATTTGTGTACAAATTTTGTTTTTAGTAATTATCATTAACCCTTAAATTCAAATTTTATGAACAAAGCTGAATTGATTGATGCCATTGCTGGCGACACAAAAATGACAAAAGCTGATGCAAAAAAAGCTATTGATGCTTTCATCGCTTCAACAACAAAAGCCCTAAAAAAAGGTGACCGTGTTGCTTTAGTTGGATTTGGCTCATTTGCAATTTCAAAAAGAAGTGCAAGAACTGGCAGAAACCCACAAACGGGTAAAGAAATTTCTATTCCTGCTAAAAAAGTAGTTCGTTTTAAACCAGGAAGTGAATTAACTGGCACAATCAAGTAATTTATTAAACTTTAGACTGGAGGGAGTATTTTATACTCCCTCTTTTTTTTTAGCTCTATGGAAAATACTCAAATAATTGAACTTTTATCGAAATTTGTTACAGAACAAAGGCTTAATACATTTAAAAAAGTTATTGAAAATAGAACAAACTACGTTACTGTAGTTTTAGAAGATATTTTTCAATCTCACAATGCCAGTGCTGTATTAAGAACCTGTGATTGTTTTGGAATTCAAAATGTAAATGTCATAGAAAACAGGAATGAATTTAAACCTAATCCTGAAATATCTTTAGGCGCATCTAACTGGCTTACAATAAACTCTGGGAATAATAAAGCAGCAAACACTAAAGAAACTCTATTAAAATTAAAAAAAGAAGGTTATAGAATTATTGCAACAACCCCACATCAT from Bacteroidia bacterium encodes the following:
- the dndC gene encoding DNA phosphorothioation system sulfurtransferase DndC; the protein is MSKRIKYIISELEDQYLMDDDFQRPWIIGFSGGKDSTALLQLVWLALKEIPHELRNRKIYVVCNDTLVENPIVTDYVFEILKKIEQAAVEQGLPIEVQKTIPRLEDTFWVNILGRGYPVPNNAFRWCTDKMKIKPTSRFITDQVAENGEAIILIGTRSAESATRAKSIKKHEIKGKRLTKHPHQHNTYVYSPIKELMLEEVWYIINAISSPWGADNSKLFQIYVDASADDYECPTMVTDKSHSSCGQSRFGCWTCTVVKEDKSMTAMVSKGYQWLKPLLDLRASMVEERNISKNRMPTRRNGQSAISEEGHYQGNYTPKYRAKLLEQVLIAQREVQIEKTHLELITNQELVAIQVIWHRDLCFEYRVSDIYNKVYNKELDMKKNDEKIQKEIALLKGVCSDQASDFDLIQELLIMQKNKALLNRKRGLKDDMERVIEKYLKKETKNVHKRN
- the dndD gene encoding DNA sulfur modification protein DndD: MYIKEIELNNFRIYKGKNKISLLPSEDKNIIVISGKNGFGKTTFLMSLVWCLYGKQMEKVDELYEKEIKDKGNYTKYISNSLNRKAYEEGLSEFSVSVTFSGVKIPDVTCNEVTIKRSYNIVSNTSDRVEVLIDGYQNQLIEDLTKENQKGEEIFIRDFILPIEIAKFFFFDAEKIVSLAEINSNNQRRQLSKAYSEVLGIQKYEDLKANLEEKQDEYRRHSAKPEEKEELNQLHTNIENTKIEIEKLVGDIDDLKHERNQKEKETEDLQRRLIKEGDKMTLEELNLLKDEQSKLEQKKIDVQESLKDYFDIIPFALAGETLMNITEQLINERNLTEQKYKQDDVNAKITQIRQDIEKRRINLDFVLDVKTRDFYEEQIKLLVKKYFFSDVPDVPDNFNALHDFSNSETNELNQLVNSIKHSFKETFSRLNTEYSYLKNQLDSISRKIRDAEKSAEDEYISELRRKKESLDKRILSISNELETINQKIGEFNNQIKIFKQRQEILRKKIDDSSEYSEKEQKTKQLITKLQNFISLFKEEKKKSLESKMLKGLHTLMHKKDFIKRIEVDISITGEDIDITLYNKSNKILDKGSLSMGERQMYASALLNALVDESDIEFPVFIDSPMQKFDEQHAENIIKYFYPNVSKQVVIFPLINKELTEKEYHQLLPKVCRTYLINNISNEKSVFIETEPDNFLTIYNETYNAN
- a CDS encoding DndE family protein, which translates into the protein MQINIRTSEKNQEVVRKLTSKLPNGTKENVIARIALGYSLQTGKKFTANDNIIYDSKGKEYKDHILFDAKYRDFFIAMICQHYGIYKTNDNIPKYVKLHIDHGLELMDGIFQDNFNYTFFDFLAEHIEKGALSLTDLVVSLDAVKNNQQHIEKSYYSNPIKIEVGKKIDNGDPIHVSLNNTSKYNNCHIAVAGNSGTGKTQFALEFLSQINEQSNGHVNFIYLDFKGLKQEDIKELEHFFNSTKTEFIDVPQTPFPVNPLTFIDNVNEVNKNMGIDKFVDIVCKYSNLGIKQKGKLREAALEAFIEQKGGTYPSIKKINDHLQEIVGDKKDTLTEIMDELSRYKIFIDDPKNQSNFFAKNLYLSLSGDLSNSVRFTSLFLIINYIYNTFMNMDNSPVEKSIKAMRYVILIDEAHVIFKEKKYQSILEKMLREIRSKGVAVVLLSQGIEEYNQPDFDFSTMCEIAFLLDIKDKNLKVMEKFLGLSGNNSKQIARSMEKIATGQAISNNKEFDVAKLFKVNQFWERK
- a CDS encoding ATP-binding protein — protein: MNENIIQGNPTKSFFIGMITRDISIRDAIIDLLDNSIDGANNIDPDNYDGLVVEININKDGFIVKDNCGGFSLETAQKYAFRFGRPDDAPKTGGSIGRFGVGMKRALFKIGQNFIVESKTDSDHFNVSVDVKEWKEKTITIKDKDGNTSEFDDWNFNYSLINGTASNLNKNGTYIHVSNLNTEVGSFFSDNGFLNDLQEDIERLLNFSLEKGLTIILNGVKLQKKGIEIFNDKSKPYFFETTFNNVKIKIFAGLSYVGDPNSSGWYIYCNDRLVVVAEKSEITGWGTLNIPRWHVDYVMFKGVVFLDSEETMDLPLTTTKKGIDATSEVFKKTLFYMREGMTSVLSFLKEIRKLDDANEYRKLLGEQEDKVTVHSLKKVVFEKIRTFIFPVIDYDVIAAKKEQVRISFSVPYILANNIKNKIGVKNFKEVGEYIFNYYVKMEEFSDE
- a CDS encoding site-specific integrase, whose translation is METRNKIAFSFYVKRTKPLKSGEVPIYLKIKVDDTHEELATLRNIYPEKWSVAKNGAAGTSKDAKELNAHLQHVVGCLNEHVKMLREKDREITARTIKNSYLGIINDEKKIVELFQDHNKTIKLLSLKNKDFAPATVQRYETCLLHLSSYIKEKYKVNDMLINKMNPDFIKGFELYLKTVRNCAHNTTMKYIKNFKKIVLNAFRNGWLKHDPFVNFKLRLKKVDKEFLTEDELARLLNKKIGIERLEFVKDVFLFGCFTGLAYSDIKNLKQENVVKDENGRLWIHTRRMKTDMISHIPLLPIALQIVEKYKNNPYCIVNDVLLPVYTNQKLNAYLKEIADICGITKHISTHTARHTFATTVTLNNDVPIESVSKMLGHSTIKMTQHYAKLSDKKVGIDMEKIQDKFTTEKVSLHFPPICQN
- a CDS encoding HU family DNA-binding protein, with the protein product MNKAELIDAIAGDTKMTKADAKKAIDAFIASTTKALKKGDRVALVGFGSFAISKRSARTGRNPQTGKEISIPAKKVVRFKPGSELTGTIK
- a CDS encoding RNA methyltransferase, coding for MENTQIIELLSKFVTEQRLNTFKKVIENRTNYVTVVLEDIFQSHNASAVLRTCDCFGIQNVNVIENRNEFKPNPEISLGASNWLTINSGNNKAANTKETLLKLKKEGYRIIATTPHHNAIQLNEFDIKKGKFALLFGTELTGLTDEALNLSDEFVKIQMYGFTESFNISVSAAIFLSNLIERIKNTEINWQITDSEKEKILADWLKCSVKSSDLIINTAQKL